From a single Alloactinosynnema sp. L-07 genomic region:
- a CDS encoding HEPN domain-containing protein, with protein MTNPPSDLDAALVSFFDDVRRRPDDFVGLAERDAAEAMAELPTADRVREVALSTAVANRYLVDRRRAASTQVAAGRELSGPVLHRLGLAGLLRSGEPVDATVLAAQTAAYLSGPAIPLHRHLVLNVDWDLAEPLTLAGWRLWRPSEQDWDAMRPVPLAADFAAKPSFDPMLAFGEHLVLSAEDPDAEPARHRVPFRLFRRPVQESPAWAPLLCLNLARDTPVMPVAEYLVEPGRAVTAYYESIPTNLLGPDGDYEVPLLGPLRVEDDQAGWLTGFLSALSGRLDVWTASEPMPKTGKRLRPIAGRFLDTCAKVAFDAVVSIGQDPAEVAFNYVVALERLVSANGDQGDLKRRTAQRTAVLVGRDDAERLAIYSHVDTAYKVRNAVAHGSEAKEKQLTATITHLRAIVRRALIRTIVLGPHLDPDTVFDEALLSTQVRHERIEQEVAAFLEPLTSRPARII; from the coding sequence GTGACGAACCCGCCCAGCGACCTCGACGCGGCCTTGGTGTCGTTCTTCGACGACGTCCGTCGGCGGCCTGACGACTTCGTGGGCCTGGCCGAGCGAGACGCTGCGGAGGCGATGGCAGAGCTACCCACCGCCGACCGCGTCCGCGAGGTCGCCCTCAGCACCGCTGTCGCCAACCGCTACCTGGTCGACCGTCGTAGAGCAGCCAGCACCCAGGTCGCCGCGGGACGCGAGCTCTCCGGCCCGGTGCTGCATCGTCTCGGGCTCGCGGGGCTGCTGCGCTCCGGCGAGCCTGTCGACGCGACGGTGCTCGCCGCTCAGACGGCCGCCTACCTGTCGGGACCGGCGATCCCGCTGCACCGGCATCTTGTCCTCAACGTCGACTGGGATCTCGCCGAGCCGCTCACGCTGGCGGGATGGCGGTTGTGGCGACCGAGTGAGCAGGACTGGGACGCGATGCGGCCGGTGCCGCTCGCGGCTGACTTCGCCGCGAAGCCGTCGTTCGACCCCATGCTGGCGTTCGGGGAGCACCTGGTGCTCTCGGCCGAGGACCCTGACGCCGAACCAGCCCGTCACCGGGTCCCCTTTCGGCTGTTCCGACGTCCTGTCCAGGAGTCGCCAGCCTGGGCTCCGCTGTTGTGCCTGAACCTCGCGCGGGACACCCCTGTCATGCCGGTCGCGGAGTACCTCGTCGAACCCGGCCGGGCCGTGACCGCTTACTACGAGTCGATCCCTACCAACCTCCTCGGTCCCGACGGCGACTACGAGGTTCCCCTGCTCGGCCCCTTGCGCGTGGAGGACGATCAGGCGGGCTGGTTGACGGGCTTCCTCTCGGCGCTGTCCGGCAGGCTGGATGTGTGGACCGCTTCCGAGCCGATGCCCAAGACGGGCAAGCGCCTGCGACCGATCGCGGGCAGGTTCCTCGACACGTGCGCGAAGGTCGCCTTCGACGCCGTGGTCAGCATCGGGCAGGACCCGGCCGAGGTGGCGTTCAACTACGTCGTGGCGTTGGAGAGGCTGGTATCGGCGAACGGCGACCAGGGCGACCTCAAACGGCGGACCGCCCAGCGGACAGCCGTGCTGGTTGGCCGTGACGACGCTGAACGCCTGGCGATCTACAGCCACGTCGACACGGCCTACAAGGTGCGCAACGCGGTGGCCCACGGTAGCGAGGCCAAGGAGAAGCAACTCACTGCCACCATCACCCACCTGCGGGCGATCGTGCGACGTGCCCTGATCAGAACCATCGTTCTCGGGCCACACCTGGACCCGGACACCGTGTTCGATGAGGCGCTGCTGTCCACTCAGGTGCGTCACGAGCGCATCGAGCAGGAGGTCGCCGCGTTCCTCGAGCCGCTGACGTCCCGGCCCGCGCGCATCATCTAG